TTACCATCCTGCTGCATCAAAAAAGCTTCTTAGTTAACACCAGTCCATTGATGACACTGTTCTTTGACCCTCTGCTTTACCCACCTCCAAGCTATCATAAGTGTTATCTGTTGTATAATCTGCAGGGTAGGATTAGGCTGTTGAGAGCTGTAAGTGTAtacctctgtcctggtttaaaGAACCAGTACACCAAAAGTACCCGTAGAGTGTTGGAAAGATAATGACAAGAGAGTATGTGCTTAAAGAGTAGCTGTTCCGTAAATGAGCCCTGAAGATTCCACTTGCTGCCCATGGTTCACATGACAAGCTGTGCAGTTTTTACAGCTTTATGGCTGAGGATCTAGATGTAATCCTCCATCTTTGGGCTGTGGTCATGAAAGGAGATCTCATTtccaaaaaatgctgtttctttttctatgcCCCACACTCACCTTTGGAGGCATTTAGATTCAGATCTCTTTGACACAAGGGTTTCCTAACCCTTAATTAGGAAGGAGTCCTGTCTTTCCCTCAACAACCAGACTGTTGGTTGCAGCCTCTTAGTCTGGAAatttttaggaaacatttctttaccatgAGGGTAGTCAAACATGGagcaggcttcctagagaggggGGAGGGGGTTGGTGCCCCATTCCTGTCAGTGTTTGAatcatttggacaatgcccttaatagcatgttttaacttttggtcagccctgaagtggtcaggcagttggactagatgattgttgtaggtcccttccaacaggAACTATTGTGTTTTAAATGTGAACATTCCTTGGGCTGGGCCTGATGCGATTATTATTACCCTGTGGAGAGCAATGTCAGCTAAAAACTGCTCTGTTGCTCAATTAAACAGGAAACAATTGTTTAACCCACCATGAGGCAAAAATGGCCATTTTGCTGTCCAAGCAATGTTTGCATTCAAAATTAATTGTACGTGAATTGACATCATACTTATATTCTGTTGAACAGCTGTATGAACAAGGTGCATACACCTCACTAGTCTCATCTGATTACAATTGTACCCAGTCTTGGTTATTTGGAGAGTGATACTTCAAGATTGTATTTGAGAGTTAAGATGGTGTTCAAGATGACAAATCATCTCTAAGTAAATTTAGTTAGACTAGTTTCCATAGTGCTGCCATTCAAGGGCAAACTTAAGGTTTAAACAAGTATATGCTGTTGGATCAGGGCACAGATTGCAGTGACAACATATGCCTGTGAATAGATGAAATCAACCAGTAATTTCATAAGATTAACCCAAGTTCCTACATTATACTTAAACTCCCAGAAATGACTGATTTGATGGGAAAAGATATTTCAGCAGTGCTCTGTAAGGCACTGGTAAGAGAGGTAACTCAGAAGTATTTCAGGAAGGGAATTTTCTTCCCCCTCTGTGGAGAGAGAGATGTGTAGCAAGCTGACCCAACCATATAATGGTAATGAAGTGTGTGACAGAGAAAaacttgcatttatttctctgactGGCTTAAACGTGGACTTCGTGATAAGGTGATTTATACCCTGATGTGCTGATTATCTCACAGGTAAGGCAGATCTTTGCCTGGAGCACTGTCCAGTTCTCCCTTTCTAGATGGTGGCCTTTATATTAGCTGTGTGTTTGTCCTTTCTGTTCAGCTACAGCAATGAATGTATCATGTGAAGAACGTGATTTCTATGGTAGGTTTGCCAAACCTCTTAATTGTCTGGTTACACTGAAGTTCTGTGATTATTTCCACCCACCCTTTTCTTTAAGTTTTGTGGTTCCCAAAGTGAAGGGTGCCTTCTTCATCTGATGCAAGTGAAATACATTCAGTTATACCAGTGCTTCTGCCTTCTCAGACTTACCTGGATTAAATATGCTGGAAgactggagaaaaacagaatgtTCTGATACCCTGGAAACTGGGTGTCGTGAGGTAGAGGATTGTGCCTCTTTGGGATTGGGTTTAATAAAGCTCCCCCCACTGTTACTCTGTGTGTTTACTGTTCTGTGGAGTCTACCTCTTTTGGGTTCCTGTCGGGCAGCTTCCCTTGCCTGTACCACCAGGGCTTGTAGTCATACAGGAATCTTTCTTGGTGTCTGTCCCATGCCAAGCTGCCTAACTTTCTAGGCTTCAGGGAGAAGGATGGAAAGGACAGATGTGGTGCAGGAGTTCAGAGGCAGTAGGGAAAGCATGGTTAGGGTGGGAAGCTGGAAGGGTTCCTGTGCAGGAGAAGGGTAATAGAGTAAGGTCTGTCTCGGTTGTGTAACCCACATTCTAATTTACTCTTAAGTTCTTTTTTAGATTTGTCGATTTCATCCCTCTGAGCAATTAGTTCCTATATCAAGTTGTTTGCATGTGGCAAATAAACAAAATGCAAgttaactgttttttttaactgctaaaaTTTGATAACATAAAGGCCTTTTCACACTTAAGATATAGTAAAGGACAGTTGTCATGCTGTTGCATTGAGGAGGACGGTCCAAAGAGCCATGTTCTTCTCTCTCCTATTTCTTGCCAGATGTATGGCATCTATAATCTCACTGTTAACATTGTCTACTACAGTTCTGTTGCTGTAATATAACTTCATTTACGTAACACTATACCATATTGTAACAGTCTATTtagttttaacttttttattcATATCAAATATCTTAGAACAGGATTCAAAGCAAGTCTTTTTTTATGGAATGATATGTATTTTAAACTGATGCAGTGCGTGCTTTACTACTTCACTATACAAACCACATTTTTTGTGTCAAAAAATAAGTTACTCTTTTCACAGTATTCTCTTCCAGTTGTAAATGCATACCTGTCACAGCATCTTGCTTTGTATTTGCAGTGAAAGTGataatgttttctccttttattctgaaaactaaataaTGCGTGCAGTAAAACAAATATCTTTTAGCATTCTGTAGGTAATTATGTGAACTTTTATGGCGTTAGGGTATACCCGGAGATAATCAGGCTGTGGCTGAACCCCCTCAAGCAGCAACCACTGGTGCCTCTCAGTcttcagcagtggcagcagccGTAGCAACTATACCGACGACTACTAGTTCATTAGCAGGTAAGAAAGGCTATATTTGCGAGGATGTGATAAACAGACACAGTGAATTTTAAGGTCCTCGTGCTTGCGAACTCATCAAATGAATAAGATCTGTAACACTGAAGTTCCAAGTGTGGTACTTCCTTGGAACAAATGACTTGTTGTATGTGGATATATCTGGCATTCTAAAAATGCTGCAAACTTGCATAATTCCTTTGATTCAGTATTCTGGACTTGAGACCACAAATGTGGAGGGGGCTGTGTTTTCTCTTACTTAAACTCTGGCTTCCTATGGCTGTGGCTAACTGCACTGTTGACGGTGACTGTACTGATGTGTTCACTGCTTGGAAGTTGGAATATCAAGGGAGAAACATTGAATAAGGCCATGAGGTGTAGCACCTACGAGGCTTATCCATGACCTAGGACTCCCCACTTAGCCGTGCAGTACATGGACAGAGTGGTTGGTGCCTGCTGAAGAAAAGTCTGTCTTAAAGGGAAGTAATTGGGTGAAAAGAACATAATCAAGGAGTAGGAAAGGTCTGTCTTAGGCTGTGGCAGAGATGGTGTTCCAGTTGTAAGCTTTGTTTGTGTATTAAATGTACAGGTAGTAGTGACAGGCACATATGACATCATCCATAAAGAGAGGATGGGAGGAATGGGATATTTCAGAGCACTTTAGACACTGCTGCATTCGAGGTAGTGCCTAACAGTATAGGATATATGGGAAGGTGAGACTCACCTGAGAAGGACAGAACTGACCTATTGCAGGAGGTAGAGAACTCTGTTGTAGGCATAGAGACAAGACAGTAGGCTGGGTAGGTGTCTCTGAATGAGGTTGCTCAGAGATGAGACCTAAAGAGGAAAGTGCTGGAGATCGAGGACAGAAGGCTGTTGGATTTTAAGAGAAGGCTGGGTGAAAAGGAAATGCATTGTTTAACCTCAGTATATGGAGTTCTTGCTTCAAGTTAGAGTAAGTGTGAAGGAAGCAAGCTCTTCTGTTCTTCAGTGAGGGATGTATTGTCCACTTTCATGTCCTGTTTCTATCTACGGTTACAGTGTAGATATGTATTTCATTAAGAATCttgctaactttttaaaaagcatgttatCTCATTGGTTTTCAGGACATCCACTTGAGTTTTTACGAAATCAGCCGCAGTTCCAGCAGATGAGACAAATCATTCAGCAAAATCCTTCTCTGTTACCAGCATTGCTGCAGCAAATTGGACGGGAGAACCCTCAACTACTGCAGGTGAatctgaaaacaacaaaataatgtTGCTAATTTTGATTTAGCTTTACAAGAAAGGGATATGTTGATGTTATTTGGGATAGTGTGTTAACAGCAGTTACTGCTGTACAGAATATATTTTCTGTGATATTAGAAATTAGTCTGACTCTCTTTCTAAGAGGTGCAAAGGGCATCAGGAAGAGGGAAGTGCCACTGCAATTGAACTGAAACATGAAATTGTATTTCTTATGGTCAGATGTAATCATTTTTCTCTATGCACTTTTTACATATTCTTTTGACTACTCAATTCACTGAAAAAGATTCTTACTTGCCTgttggcaggcttaaatatggtttctttcaatatatttatttcttttattctctcATACATCACAGCAAATAAGCCAACACCAGGAACATTTTATTCATATGCTGAATGAGCCAGTTCTAGAGTCTCGCCAAGGTTTAAGTGGCAGTGATGATGGTGCCGGCACTGGAGGAGTAGCAGAAGCTGGAAATGGTCATATGAACTACATTCAAGTAACACCTCAGGAAAAAGAAGCTATAGAAAGGGTGAGCCTTTCTTCTTTGCAGTGTTGCTTGGCTGTTTCTGTAGGATGTTGACTCCAGTGCATGCTTAAGACATGCCTTAACTTAAACTTTGCTTATTTATGCTCAGTGGTTCTGCATCATTTTGGATCCTTGATATGTGATATAGCATAGCTGTTGTAGTCTTGTTTCAAATCACATCTCTTCTTGCCTTATAGCAATTGAGTCTAAAATCTCTTGAATCTGCCTTACTGAGAAGATGCAGAGCTTTTTAAGTGATCAGAGGCTGTCTGTAATAATTGATGATTGGATGGGCTTCCCTCAGGAATGGGAACTTGAGCAGTAATTCCTCTTGCAAAAGCCTCATACAGTACTATTATAGATTGTGCTGTGTTAGGTTTTCAGGTACAGAGGTATGTCTGCATGAGCACTGTTTGCAAAGTACTTGGATAGTAAGAGCTCTCATAGTTAAGTAGATTAGTTGAAGTCACTGCTTAACCCAGTTATTTGTCTATCAATGAGAATTAGTTAATTACAGCTTTCTAAAAATATAGGTCAACATACCTATAAAAACATAGCGGGGTAGGTATATTGCATTCATAAATACTGTATGTAACCATGACTTAATATGGATTCGCATAGGTGGCAATGCCTCTGAGATTTTTTGTAGAGCAAATTGCAGAGATTTGTGTCATACTGCGGTAGTGCTTTTGTATATTGAAGACATTGTTTTTCAACTGGCAAAGCAAAAGGTTATGTAAGGATTATCAGAAAAGAGCAATTGTAATACAGGTGTCAATTCCCTAGATCTCAAGGAAATGGATGATTAATAAAATTACTCTAATAAAACTGTCTGTGTACTCCTTCACAGATCATCCTCTCTAGTCTGctgcatttccttttaaaaccaTTTATGCAGTAGAGCATTACCCCTACAACCTGTTCCAAAACCCAACAGAGACCTATAtgcttcttcctctttccatGAAAGATGCACTTCAAAATTTAGGTGTCTTAGTATTACAGCTAACACATTCATGTTCTCTTTAAGCATGAATCTAAATGTAAGAATGGTGGATAAGGGGTAATAGGACATAGTTTCTCGCAGAGATTGGATCTGCCCGGTATGTAAATTGCCTTGCAGGTGCTGTGAGGATTTTAAGAAAATCACCTAATGGTTGTATGTACTTGCCTTTGGCTAAAACAGAGATTGGTTTGCTGCGTGTTTTTAAGTTCAGGCTAAACCTTTCTCCCTCAGCACAGTAATAAGCTCTTCTCTAGTATTCTCATCccctgttgttgttgttgtgtccCAGACATTAATTAATTCCTTGacttctgaaaaacagattgCTCTCAACTTACTTCTCATGGCTGCAGTGTGTAatcagttttttttaaaagtgaaggtCCAGTTGGAACAATGGAAAGTATGGCTTAATGTGATGTGTTGGTCTACCTAATAGTGATCACAGGCTGGAAGCTTTTGTTCCAGGCAACTTTTATTAAAAACCCTAAGCTTTGTATAACTAATAGTTTAAAATGGACTTGTTTGAGGGCTTTTTCTGCAACAGTGCAATGTGCCATTACTTCCTGACGTTACTGTGACCCAAGTCTGCTTTAGTGGCTTACTGTGGCAGTGAAAGAAAAGTAACATGTTTTATGGTGCTTCATGAGACTCATTCAAATCACGTTTTCAAGTGAGAATTCTGTTTCCTAAAGACAGAGGCAATGCCTTCTTATTCCTTGCTCACTGAAGGCTGTATTGAGCTAGGCAGCAATACTTGTTTCAAGAAGGCAGTGATTGCTTAAGTGTCATCTCAAGGTACTAGGCATACAAAGAATCTTAATATACAAAATGTGCTTTctaaatgtgtttcttttcttcagttaaaGGCATTAGGATTTCCTGAAGGACTTGTGATACAGGCGTATTTTGCTTGTGAGAAGAATGAAAACTTGGCTGCCAACTTTCTTCTACAACAGAACTTTGATGAAGATTGAgagacatttttttatttcacaccTCACACCAGTGCATTACACTAACTTTGTTCACTGGATTGTCTGGGATATTTGGGCTTATATTCATAATGCTTGGTGTATGgtatatggggggggggggggggagaatataagaaacaaagcaaagaaagcagcaaGTATGTCTGCTCTAAATTAGCAGACGCAGAAAAATCACAGTGTAAAATAATATACAACCAAAAATCAGCTTCTGCAGATAATTAGTTCCTTCTATAAACTGTAGGTTAACTTTTTCTAGGTTTTCACTCTTACTGTACTAGTTCAGAAGTGTAATGTAATGCCCTGCTTCATGTTCCTTTCTACTTAGTATTGGTATTGGAAGTAGCCTGTGCTACCTAGATTCTACAATCTGTATTTCATGGCAACACTGGATAGCAGCTTTGAAATCTAAAAGATCTGAGCAAATGTAAACATGAATGCCAAAATATGAgtagttgttttgctttttaagatgTGTTAAAGGGGTGCAAGAAGcacatattttaattttggattaaaacaatgttgtctttctttttcaaatgaaaacccATTTAAGTTAAAAGTGTCTCAATTATTGAGAAACACCACCCCCTCCTTTATGCCCCTCAAATGATCTGAGAAGCTATATACATACAGGTAAAATTATTATCCTGTTTACATCTTTTCGATTACTGTTGACTTCAATGTTACGTTGCagtaaaagttttaaaaacaatagattgcatgtttggttttgttataaGTGGTCTTGTGAATTCAATATTCTTTCTGCCAGCAAACAAAACGAAAGCTTCATTTTTGTCTGCTGTAATGAGACATTATCAAACCAAATTTCACCTTTGTTGAACCAGCTTTTACAATATAGCTGTAAGCATCTGAACATATTGGTGTTCTGTTGCTCTTGAGTAGATTGTAATGATCAAACTATTTCTGTTCAGTAAGGACTTTTTTGGATTTATTCATTTTATGAAGAAGAGAAATTCATAACTTGAGATATCAAATAATCAAGTTATTCCAACCCAAAAGAATCTTCACTCATACCTTTCTGTTGAAAATAATCTCTGGTTGTAGAGTTTTAAATCTTACTCCTTGGTACCTAATTGTCATTATTTTGTGTAGTCATCATAAAATGTAACAACCTTCCTTTTAATATACATTGACTTTTAGAGACAATTTTGCTCGTTACTGCAATGCTagcaatgaaaacaaattctAATTTAATCTAAAGCTATGATGTGCAACATTTCCTGAATACAGCCTGGGGATGTTTTGAGTTTTTACTGTTGTACTCCAGTTACCTAGATTACAAATTTATCTCTACAGTAACCAAGAAAATATTATTAGTGGTACAGCAGTGAGCTGTTGTACCACTAATGATATTAACGATTTAGTGCTACAactaggaaattattttctgcttaggTTGTGTATCAGTGGATTAACTACTTAACTACTACTAAAGCTCAAAGTACAAGTCAAGTGTCTTGAGAAAAGAGAGCGAGAAAGACTGAAATGtttgtatttgtgttttgtttctttattggTTGGCCATAATCTATTAAATAATTATCTGCACAAAATAGTGATGTGTATTaaagccttttgctttttctttctatcTTCAGACATCTGTGGTGTTTTTCCAGATACTGTGTATTTTAATTATccagattttattcttttaaaatttcataggTGTATAATATCTGATCAGTAGCACAATCCAAATCTATCAGTAGGAGGTGTGATATTGCTCAATAGAAAATAGGTTTTTCATAATGCTTTCATTTTAGAGAAGTTAATATCCAAGTCAGCCAGTACCTTTAGCTAAATAGGATTCCCAATATACTTATGGACTGGAAGAGATGGATTTTGATTTAACACTCTGCAGGCAAACGGCTGTATTATCTGTAAAAGGACCAGCTGCCTGGTAATTGAAAAATGCCAAATTGATAGAGTGACTTCTTGAATGTACTTTACTATATAGCTAATACCTAAGACAAAAGTTTTTGTTTGTGGGAGATTTATGTACTGATCAAACTGCTATCAGAAATAACCATTTCTTCTGTAGGAGGATGGAGAGTAAAGCAAGAATGTCTGTGGGTGTTTCTGTCTGCCCCCTCCAATTTTGATTGAAATGTTTACTtaatataaatgtatttgaaTTAAAGACTGTTGAGCTTGGTCTTTGTGAAAAAAGCTAGTAGTAACTCTGTATGCTGAGTGACTGAGGGGTTTATACCTGCTGTGGTTGAAGCCTTACTAgtaattctgttctcatttttcaTCAGTGGAACAGTCTTTCTGTGACTTCTGATGAACGACAGGTGTCTGACCTCATAAGCTAGGAAAAACTGTTACCTGTTCGATAATGGGATACTTGCCAGGGAGAATCATGTGTCTCTTTGTAGTTGCTACTGAAAGGGAAGAATATATGGAACTCATACGGTGTTGAGAAGGTACGTGTGACCTGAACAAGTTGCCTAAGTTGCCTAGGTGTGCTGTGCCTCATTTTCTGCCAAGTACTACCAGATGTCTGCATAGAGTGCTTTTCAGCTTGTTTGCTGCAGATCTCTTAGGTATTTGGGGAGCAGACTCTGCAGGGTTTTGTGAACAGTAGCTAAGAAAATCAAGTATTTCTTCCTAAATTTTGGTATTGGGGTCCTTACCTTTGTTGTAAAACTTCTAAGTATCTACTTAATGAAAAGCTGTTCATGATGCACTTTtagtttggattaaaaaaattaatctgaagtCATATTCATTCTACAGTAGCCTATTCTTATGTCCTCTGTACAGCTGCATTTTAATGCTATGGTTCATTAACCTTATCCAGAAGCCTCATTAATCTAGCTAAAACTCAAGAGATTGAACTGATTACATGCTTTATTCTTACCACACTAAAAGAACTTTTTAGGAATGTGAGATAATCATTCATGAAGTCAAACTATGGCTGTGATTTTGAAGTGTCGGGTTGAGGTTTACTTCAGAAATACACATGAATGAATGAAACTGGGAGACAAAGCTTAACTTCTCAAATAATGTAAGCAGACCTGCTGCTGGTGGTTTCATTGGATATTTCAATTGGTTTTACAGAGATTTGGAGGCATGCATGttcatgtttaattttctgtgctgATTTCTTTCAAGCCCAGCTCTGTGCACAAAACTGACATAGAATTTCTGCACTTGAAAATATGTATAATTCAATGGAAACAAGGTGAAGAGAGAACATCTTTGTCAGTAACATTTTTAGTTATTCGTTGCCTGGTTTGGGATGCCAACAAAGTGTTCAACACACTGTCTTTTGAAAAACATTGTTCTGAAATTGTCACCgaaatcaggaaataaaactCCTTAATGCTGGGCTTCATATTAATGAGCAGGCATTACTTTAGTCGGTCAGAGACATGAGGGAATCGTTCCACCTAACATGTCCACTGTATGTTGCCTCAGCCAAAGCTTACATCACTCTGTTATATGCATATGCATTCAATTTGAGGAACTAGTTATCATATCTACGTAGTCATTATGCATTCGGCTTGGGTCTCCGAGGCGCTTCGATGGGGGTCTTTGGCAGTAATTAGTGGTCTTTTAGAAGAGGAACTTTTCTTGCGCTTTGTCTGAACCTTTGACTACTTCCTTATGTGGTATGGCCTTGGTTCTTGGTTCTGTTTGTTACAGTCCTTGATTACTCATCTAGTTCTGAGGAGTTTTCTTAAGTACCTTCCAAGATACGGTTGTTTTGCTTAAATGGCACAAACTGTCCATGCTGATTAAATTAGTAACTGTCTTTCAACAATTCCCCCTTTTGAAACTTCCGAGAATTTTCTTGGGAGTCTCATTCTACATTTACTCGTGATCATAATGCTTGTCTTGTCTAGGACCCCTTACAACAAAACTATACTATAGGTTATGAAGCCACAAATTATAAAATTTTGTGACTTCACTAAACTATCCAGAAAAGTAGAGTTACTCCATCTGATGGTTGGAATTCACATCTGCAGGCTGTAGCTGATGTTGCTGACTTCTAATTGTCAGATGCCAGTGCTGTATTTATATATTTCCTCATTGAATATATGacctgcaaggaaaaaaaggacattaaCCTTTTTGGTTCTTGTTAGCACTCAACTTCTTTCCTCCATACTGATGGTGAGAAATACTTATTGGCtaggcaagaaaaataaatattaataatacaGAATTTAACTCCGGTTCTAGTCACAGCACATCTTATGAAGATATTTCCTGTCCAGACTGCAATGAAATTAATAAAGACACATGCATAGTCTTCAGTAATACTAATAGTCTGGAAAAATAGTAGTAGACTCTGAAGATCCTCACTTCATCCCTTTGCTTTGGCATTTTCTTCAGTAAACTCTTATGAAACAGTATCTGCTATATGCTTTCATTTGCTCAAAGTCTAGTACTAAAAGTAGTGCTTAAGTGAAGGGTTTGTGTTGTGTATACTTAGGCAGCTGTGCCTAGAGACCTAGAATGCagtgtttcttttgctttcagaatagGTACCTTTCTATTTTGATATAGCTCAACACATTAATGGGAGTACTGTGTGCTGCAGAAGGCAAGGAGCAACATCCTTTAAATTCTTGAGTGAGACAGGGATTTTAGATGTGATAGACTAGGAGTAACCAGATATTCTAGCAGGCAGCTCTCTTTACCATCCCAGGGGAAGGATTTGTTGCTATCCTTGTAACAGGAAGCATGTGACTCTGAATGTGCAGCAACCAAAGATGAAAAAATGGGGCAGTGTCTCCCAAGTGCCTGTGTGTCTGTATCTGTAGAATTGGTCAAAATCTTGTAAATTCAGGTACgtatttttaattatgtatttgaaTTAAGCATGTTCCTTCTTTTCCCCACCCTCTTGTCTTTACCCTaaatctccaattttttttttcttctcatcactATTGGGGAAAGTATGCAAGCTGCAAAGGGAGTGCTGTCAGCCTCTGTTAAGAGTGGAAGAACAAAATTTCAGAGACAGGAGTTGAGGTGTTGAATAAGGAAACGGTCGGTCTTGTGGGTGGGATATAAAAGAAGACAATGAGGGCTGAGTACCTGGGATAGAGATTTCCTCTGCAGGGAGGTTACCTTGAAGTGAGGAGTCTGTACTTGGAAGAAGCAGTAGTGTTTGCAAGAGGGAATGCCTGAAAGAGTATGTTGAACACAGTATGTTGAAGGTTGAAAGGAATGGAGCGGTGTGACAGGACCGAATGGAGAGACAGCTTATGAGCAAACTTTTGGTGGGACTCTGCATGTATAAATAAGCAAGAGTTAGACTGATACAGAAGTTAGGAACAGGATTAACATATTCAAGGAGACTTCAAAGACAAAGAAATGATGGTTTCCTTTTCAGCCAGCCAACAGCTCTTTGTCTAGCACTTCGCTTCTAAAACCAGCTCTGAGAGGTGATAAAAGAGGCTACGGAACACAGAGggcaatagaaagaaaaaacagtttgtaCCTTGGCATAGATCTCACAGACAACATGTAGTTTTGGATAGTCTAACTGCACTGGAGTGCTCCTGtttaaagatggagaaaaaaagtaatttgatttttatttctagctacatgtttcatttttaagaccTGATGCTCTTTTTGAGTTTCTTCAGGAGCCTCTGTTCTTTGAAGTGAGAGAAATGCGTGATCCACGTAAAGTGTGCATTTCATAGTAATactgctgtttgctttatttgtatgtccatataaaatataaaattccCCTTTGGCAAAGGGCAGGATTATGCAGCATACCAATGGAGCAATGCTGCAAAGTTCATCTGGATAACTGCTTCTGATGGGATTATGCTTCTTCAGTGTGAATCTAATTCGTGACCCATGAGTACGTGTCTTAAATTGTAAACTCTGACCTGTGGGAAGCTGCCACAAAAACTGGGAATACTCAATATCAGAAGAGCAGCAATGTTAAGATGAGAAACTATCAGAATATATGAAATAAGCCCATAAATCAGcagagccatttttttttttcagctgcagtaaGAAATTAAATTGTTGCTAAATGAGTACGTAACTATATTGTTTTTCACATTTCTCAGAATTTGAAGTAACTGGCTCACTGGTACACAAACGTTAAGGAAGTAAAATACACAAAAGACCACTTTCTACACCTGGTTAAAGTGTGTATGCAGTGCCTAGGTTGCTGTTGAAAATCAGCGCTAATTGACATTCCTAAAACTGAATCTCAGTTTGCCCTGAACAAGAATGATGATTTTGCTCACATGCAGGATAGCAGAATGGAGAGCTGTTACTGCTGAATACAACTGTTTGGCATGACTATCTG
The Strix uralensis isolate ZFMK-TIS-50842 chromosome Z, bStrUra1, whole genome shotgun sequence DNA segment above includes these coding regions:
- the RAD23B gene encoding UV excision repair protein RAD23 homolog B isoform X2, which encodes MVTKPKAAAAATQQSSATTAISLTTAAPTPVTASIPVAASVPAPVLPPPAPDAVACESGPVSAPKEKPEEKPSEAPAAVSPSSTDSTTGDTSRSNLFEDAISALVTGQSYENMVTEIMSMGYEREQVIAALRASFNNPDRAVEYLLMGIPGDNQAVAEPPQAATTGASQSSAVAAAVATIPTTTSSLAGHPLEFLRNQPQFQQMRQIIQQNPSLLPALLQQIGRENPQLLQQISQHQEHFIHMLNEPVLESRQGLSGSDDGAGTGGVAEAGNGHMNYIQVTPQEKEAIERLKALGFPEGLVIQAYFACEKNENLAANFLLQQNFDED